The nucleotide window CTTGAAGATCTGCACCATCGGCGCATTGACGCAGGCGCCGAGGCACTCGACCTCTTCCCAAGAAAAGTCGCCATCGGCCGACAGCTCGTGCGCATGGGCCGCGATCTTCGACTTGCAGACGCGGACGAGATCTTCCGCGCCGCGCAGCTGGCACGGCGTGGTGCCGCAGACCTGGATATGCGCCTTCTTGCCGACCGGGGCCAGCTGGAACATGGTGTAGAAGGTCGCGACCTCGAGCACGCGGATATCCGGCATGCCGAGCATTTCGGCGACATAGCGGATCGCCGGCTCGGGCAGCCAGCCCTCGTGCTGTTCCTGCGCCCGCCACAGCAGCGGGATCACGGCGGAGGCCTGCCGGCCGTCCGGATAGCGCGCGATGATTTTCCTGGCCCATTCCAGATTGGCCGCCGTGAAGGCGAAGCTCTCGGGCTGCTCAGGGTGAAGGCGACGAACGGCCATTACCGGTCCACCTCTCCGAACACGATATCGAGGGAGCCGAGCACCGCCGACACGTCGGCCAGCTGATGTCCACGGCACATGAAATCCATCGCCTGCAGGTGGGCAAAGCCGGGGGCCTTGATCTTGCAGCGATAGGGCTTGTTGCTGCCGTCGGCGACGAGATAGACGCCGAACTCGCCCTTCGGCGCCTCGACGGCCGCATAGACCTCGCCTTCCGGCACGCGGTAACCTTCGGTGTAGAGCTTGAAGTGGTGGATGAGCGCTTCCATCGAGCGCTTCATCTCGCCGCGCTTCGGCGGAACCACCTTGCCGTCCAGCGACGAGACCGGCCCCTTCTCCACCGTCAGCTTCTCCAGGCACTGCTTCATCAGCCGCACGGACTGGCGCATCTCCTCCATGCGGATGAGATAGCGGTCGTAGCAGTCGCCGTTCTTGCCGATCGGGATGTCGAAATCGAGTTCGGCATAGCACTCATAGGGCTGCGACTTGCGCAGGTCCCAGGCCGCGCCCGAACCGCGCACCATGACGCCGGAAAAGCCCCGCGCCCATGCGTCCTCCAGCGACACCACGCCGATATCGACGTTGCGCTGCTTGAAGATGCGGTTGTCGGTCAACAGGCCCTCGATGTCGTCCAGCGTCTGCAGGAACGGATCGCAGAAGTCCCAGATGTCGTCGAGCAGCTCCTTCGGCAGGTCCTGGTGCACGCCGCCCGGCCGCACATAGGCGGCATGCATGCGCGCGCCGCAGGCCCGCTCGTAGAAGACCATCAGCTCTTCGCGCGGCTCGAAGCCCCACAGCGGCGGGG belongs to Stappia indica and includes:
- a CDS encoding NADH-quinone oxidoreductase subunit D — translated: MAEAQVRNFNINFGPQHPAAHGVLRLVLELDGEVVTRVDPHIGLLHRGTEKLIEHKTYLQAVPYFDRLDYVAPMNQEHAFALAVEKMLGITVPKRGQLIRVLYSEIGRILSHLLNVTTQAMDVGALTPPLWGFEPREELMVFYERACGARMHAAYVRPGGVHQDLPKELLDDIWDFCDPFLQTLDDIEGLLTDNRIFKQRNVDIGVVSLEDAWARGFSGVMVRGSGAAWDLRKSQPYECYAELDFDIPIGKNGDCYDRYLIRMEEMRQSVRLMKQCLEKLTVEKGPVSSLDGKVVPPKRGEMKRSMEALIHHFKLYTEGYRVPEGEVYAAVEAPKGEFGVYLVADGSNKPYRCKIKAPGFAHLQAMDFMCRGHQLADVSAVLGSLDIVFGEVDR